The genomic segment tcccctttgacattatggggttttgtgtgtaggctagtgacacaaaatctcaatttcatCTATTTTAAAtgttcaggctataacacaaattgtggaaaaagtcaataggtgtgaatactttctaaaggcactgtaggtGCAAAAAAGATTGAATCTCTTTTCCCTTTTCTACAGTATTGTGCAGCAGTTTTTGGCTGGTCTGTTTGCCAACAATGGAAATCCAGGCGTCGCACCAGCTGCACTGTAAATAAGTATTTTCTTTACCTCCATAATAATTTTTTTCATTACTTTGACTCTTAATTAAGTAATtctaaacatctctctctctctcattcactctcaGGTCTGGCATGTTCCATTCAAATCCAGGGGACTATGCCTGGGGTCAGGGAGGTCTAGACGCAGTtatcacagaggtcagtgatgtcaCCAGGCGCAAAATCTTAGATTGCGACTCAGCGTGCTGGCATGATTAAAGCCATCTCTGTTTCTTCATTTCTCAATTCCCTCCACTCCTCTAGTTGTTAGGTCAGTTTGAGTGCACAGGTCCGCCTCCTGCAGAGAAGGAGATGATCTCCTCCCTCCCCACAGTCAACATCTCTCAAGAACAGACAGGTGGGTTTCAACCAAGCCGTAACAACAAACCCATAGGCTACCAGTTACAGCATCTATGGGAGAAGAGGGTGTGTATCTTGCTGGGTAGTAGTGTGCGGTATACCACCTGTCAACTAGATTCTCAAATTTGTGACAATATTTTGTTGCATTCTGAAAAAGAAAAGGTGATGGCTTATTTGTTTTTTTCCTAAGGTGGTCTTTACCCAGATCAGGCACCAATGCGGGCACTACTAGTCAatgttctctctctttattctaaaatgtacacAATCAATGAACCCCCGCGTACCTCTTCCTCAGACAGCAGACTGGAGTGTCCAGTATGTAGGGAGGAGTACTCCGTGGGAGAGTCTGTCAAACAGCTGCCCTGCCTCCATTATTTCCACAGTGACTGCATAGTGCCATGGCTCAAACTGGTAAGCAGGGGGAGTGTTGGCTGCCAGTCAATAGGGGTTACAACACCACTATTTAATTTGCCATGGAAGGTAGGTTAGTTATTTTTTAATTGGGGTCACATATCTTGACTTGAGGTAGGGTATTTGGTTATATTGCTCTGGATGTAACTTTGTGCCACACACAGGggcggtttcctggacacagattaagcctaatcctggactaaaaagcaagaTCAATAGAAAATCTCCATTGAAAGCACTTGTTAGTCCAgtactaggcttaatctgttAAGCATGTTTTTCCAAGTCTCATTTTTGTGTATATCTCCCACAGCACGATACCTGTCCTGTGTGTCGTAAAAGCCTTGACGGCGTCGACCAGAGCATCCAGCCCCCACCAGAACCCCCAGAGCCCCCCTCCATCAGGACAGACACTCAGGAGGAGAGACGGGCTATTTGAGGTTtaggtctccctctcttctacctctctgGCATCTCTTCTTCCCTTTTTTCTCCTGAACAAGGCTCACCTCTCCTCATGCCTCATCATCCATCGCTCCTTCTTTGACCACGCATTTATTGAAGAGACAGATTTCAATTCAACTGTGCCTCATTGTCAAAATTATACTTGCTTCGAAAAATCACCTCACAATGCTTTCACCCACAGATCACTATACATTTCCTGGGGAACTTTGATTGAGGTGAGAAAGAATCACTATGCCTGCAATATAACCTCACCTGCAAATGGTTCCAACTGTTTTCTGCCAAAATGTTATGGATTCAATTTGTCGCTTTGTAGAGGCATTTCCCCTGTTCTGATTGGCTTTCATGTTTTATTAAAACCAAATGAACTGACATCCTTGAGCCAAAAGGACGTGACAAATGTGATGAAATTAGGAGAGTTTTGGAAAATAC from the Salmo trutta chromosome 36, fSalTru1.1, whole genome shotgun sequence genome contains:
- the rnf115b gene encoding E3 ubiquitin-protein ligase RNF115, translated to MAEAAAAQQHRFFCHCCKGEIDPKFPEFTCPRCESDFIEELTEDSSILENSRVAEANDDAGALFSELWQLLFMERSALLSDPSAYESDQSHLQAAAASDAVEEELEGPSVDPVGGTEPLEPEPERPSHPPSQGRRPSRAPAVEGIVQQFLAGLFANNGNPGVAPAALSGMFHSNPGDYAWGQGGLDAVITELLGQFECTGPPPAEKEMISSLPTVNISQEQTDSRLECPVCREEYSVGESVKQLPCLHYFHSDCIVPWLKLHDTCPVCRKSLDGVDQSIQPPPEPPEPPSIRTDTQEERRAI